A DNA window from Citrobacter tructae contains the following coding sequences:
- the mrdA gene encoding penicillin-binding protein 2, translated as MTFRDFEAEEKLFQRRVIVAFGLVVICFGILIYNLYNLQIREHQYYTTRSNANDIKMLPVAPTRGIIYDRNGIPLVRNVTWYDISVTPYKINDMDALLKQLTPIVDLTPDEIDQFHHELKASSRYRPVVLKNALTDVEIARFSVNQFHFSGVTINSYEDRQYPYGAELAHVLGYVSKINDSDLKALDKKGLAENYAADHNIGKQGIEHYYENDLHGKTGYQEVEVDNHGRIVRLIKDVPPVAGKDIHLTLDLHLQEYIESLLVGQRAAVLVEDPHDGSVLAMVSNPSYDPNPFVKGISYQEYNTLLQDKDLPLINRVTQGLYPPASTVKPYMAMSALLNGVITPQTSFFGAPTWTLPGTERHYRDWKKTGHGMLDVTKAIEESADTFFYQVAYMMGIDRINSMLSQFGYGKPTGIDLDEEYNGLLPSRDWKQRVHKKAWYQGDTISVGIGQGYWIATPIQMVKAMVALINNGKVIAPHLLQNEASGKSITPYHAATVPSQIASASSPYWGLVREAMFGMANAPNGTGYKFFHTAPYGIAAKSGTSQVFSLKENQTYNAKMIPIRLRDHVFYTAFAPYKNPKVAVALILENGGSDGVTAAPVMRQIMDHLFVQQSSVAQPVQG; from the coding sequence ATGACATTCAGAGATTTTGAGGCGGAAGAGAAACTCTTCCAGCGGCGTGTGATAGTGGCCTTTGGCCTGGTGGTCATCTGTTTTGGCATCCTGATTTACAACCTCTACAATTTACAAATTCGCGAGCACCAGTATTACACCACCCGCTCGAATGCCAATGACATCAAAATGCTGCCTGTCGCCCCAACGCGCGGCATCATTTACGATCGCAACGGTATCCCTCTGGTGCGCAACGTCACCTGGTACGATATTTCCGTCACCCCTTATAAAATCAACGATATGGATGCTCTTCTGAAGCAGCTAACACCGATCGTTGACCTTACACCTGATGAGATTGACCAGTTTCACCATGAGCTGAAAGCCAGCAGCCGTTATCGCCCGGTGGTGCTCAAAAATGCGCTGACCGATGTGGAGATCGCCCGTTTCTCGGTTAACCAGTTTCATTTTAGCGGCGTCACCATCAACAGCTATGAAGATCGCCAGTATCCTTATGGCGCAGAACTGGCGCATGTGCTCGGCTATGTTTCTAAAATCAACGACAGCGACCTGAAAGCGTTGGATAAAAAGGGGCTGGCGGAGAACTACGCCGCCGATCACAACATTGGTAAGCAGGGGATCGAGCACTATTACGAAAACGATCTGCACGGTAAAACGGGTTACCAGGAAGTCGAAGTTGATAACCACGGACGCATCGTGCGCCTGATAAAAGATGTGCCGCCCGTCGCCGGGAAAGATATCCATCTGACGCTGGATTTACACTTACAGGAATACATTGAGAGCCTGCTGGTCGGTCAGCGCGCGGCCGTGTTGGTTGAAGATCCGCACGATGGCTCGGTGTTGGCGATGGTATCTAACCCCAGCTACGATCCAAATCCGTTCGTCAAAGGCATCAGCTACCAGGAGTACAACACGCTGCTGCAGGATAAGGACCTGCCGTTAATTAACCGCGTCACGCAAGGTTTATACCCTCCTGCCTCCACGGTTAAGCCGTATATGGCGATGTCAGCGTTACTTAACGGCGTTATCACCCCGCAGACCAGCTTCTTTGGCGCACCAACATGGACATTGCCCGGCACCGAGCGTCATTATCGCGACTGGAAAAAAACCGGTCATGGCATGCTCGACGTGACCAAAGCGATTGAAGAGTCTGCAGATACATTCTTCTATCAGGTGGCGTATATGATGGGCATCGACCGAATCAATAGCATGCTCAGCCAGTTTGGTTACGGTAAACCCACCGGTATCGACCTTGATGAAGAGTACAACGGCCTGTTACCGAGTCGCGACTGGAAACAGCGAGTGCATAAAAAAGCCTGGTATCAGGGGGATACCATTTCAGTCGGCATCGGCCAGGGTTACTGGATTGCTACGCCAATCCAGATGGTAAAAGCGATGGTGGCGTTGATTAACAACGGGAAAGTGATCGCCCCTCACCTGCTGCAGAATGAAGCGAGCGGCAAATCCATTACGCCTTATCATGCTGCCACGGTGCCGTCGCAAATTGCTTCTGCCTCATCGCCCTACTGGGGTCTGGTACGCGAGGCAATGTTTGGTATGGCCAATGCACCGAACGGGACAGGTTATAAATTCTTCCATACCGCACCTTACGGAATTGCGGCGAAAAGCGGGACCTCACAGGTCTTCAGCCTGAAAGAAAACCAAACCTACAATGCGAAGATGATCCCCATCCGCCTGCGTGACCACGTGTTCTATACCGCGTTTGCACCGTACAAAAACCCGAAAGTCGCGGTAGCGTTGATTCTGGAAAACGGCGGTAGCGACGGCGTCACCGCCGCGCCGGTCATGCGTCAGATTATGGATCATCTGTTTGTGCAGCAGAGTAGTGTCGCACAACCAGTGCAGGGTTAA
- the flhE gene encoding flagellar protein FlhE, producing the protein MRKFLWLLLLPLAAQATGEGAWQASSMGITLNHRGQSASSAPLVPSQPVSGLMTLVAWRYELNGPTPAGLRVRLCSQSRCVELDGQSGTTHGFNNVPAIEPMHFVWEVPGGGRLIPALQVQSNQVIVNYR; encoded by the coding sequence ATGCGTAAGTTTCTGTGGCTGTTACTTCTCCCACTGGCGGCGCAGGCCACTGGAGAAGGGGCCTGGCAGGCCAGCAGCATGGGGATTACCTTAAATCATCGCGGGCAGTCTGCTTCGTCTGCGCCGCTGGTTCCCAGCCAACCGGTTTCGGGGTTGATGACGCTTGTGGCCTGGCGTTATGAGCTGAATGGCCCTACGCCTGCGGGTTTGCGGGTGCGTTTATGTTCGCAGTCCCGCTGCGTTGAGCTGGACGGGCAAAGCGGGACCACCCACGGGTTCAATAATGTTCCTGCTATCGAACCGATGCATTTTGTCTGGGAAGTACCCGGCGGCGGTCGCCTGATCCCCGCCTTACAGGTTCAAAGTAACCAGGTGATTGTGAACTATCGCTAG
- the flhA gene encoding flagellar biosynthesis protein FlhA has translation MANLVAMLRLPSNLKSTQWQILAGPILILLILSMMVLPLPAFILDLLFTFNIALSIMVLLVAMFTQRTLEFAAFPTILLFTTLLRLALNVASTRIILMEGHTGSAAAGKVVEAFGHFLVGGNFAIGIVVFVILVIINFMVITKGAGRIAEVGARFVLDGMPGKQMAIDADLNAGLIGEDEAKKRRSEVTQEADFYGSMDGASKFVRGDAIAGILIMVINVIGGLLVGVLQHGMSMGSAAESYTLLTIGDGLVAQIPALVISTAAGVIVTRVSTDQDVGEQMVTQLFSNPSVMVLSAAVLGLLGLVPGMPNMVFLMFTAALLGLAWWLRGRETKAPAEPQSVKMPENNAVVEATWNDVQLEDSLGMEVGYRLIPMVDFQQDGELLGRIRSIRKKFAQDMGFLPPVVHIRDNMDLQPARYRILMKGVEIGSGDAYPGRWLAINPGTAAGSLPGEKTVDPAFGLDAIWIESALKEQAQIQGFTVVEASTVVATHLNHLIGQFAAELFGRQEAQQLLDRVSQEMPKLTEDLVPGVVTLTTLHKVLQNLLDEKVPIRDMRTILETLAEHAPLQNDPHELTAVVRVALGRAITQQWFPGNDEVQVIGLDTPLERLLLQALQGGGGLEPGLADRLLAQTQEALSRQEMLGAPPVLLVNHALRPLLARFLRRSIPQLVVLSNMELSDNRHIRMTATIGGK, from the coding sequence ATGGCTAATCTGGTCGCGATGCTGCGTCTGCCCAGCAACCTGAAATCCACGCAATGGCAAATTCTTGCCGGGCCGATCCTCATCCTGCTGATCCTGTCGATGATGGTGCTGCCACTGCCGGCCTTCATCCTCGACTTACTGTTTACCTTCAACATTGCGCTGTCGATCATGGTGCTGTTGGTGGCAATGTTCACCCAACGAACGCTGGAGTTTGCTGCCTTCCCGACGATTTTGCTGTTCACCACCTTATTACGCCTGGCACTTAACGTTGCCTCAACGCGTATTATTTTGATGGAAGGGCATACCGGTTCAGCGGCTGCGGGGAAGGTAGTTGAAGCATTTGGTCACTTCCTGGTCGGCGGTAACTTTGCCATCGGTATCGTAGTCTTCGTCATTCTCGTCATCATCAACTTTATGGTTATCACCAAAGGTGCCGGTCGTATTGCTGAAGTCGGCGCGCGCTTTGTGCTGGACGGGATGCCCGGTAAACAGATGGCGATTGACGCCGATCTCAACGCCGGACTGATTGGTGAGGATGAAGCTAAAAAACGCCGTTCTGAAGTGACCCAGGAAGCTGATTTTTACGGCTCGATGGACGGTGCGAGTAAGTTCGTCCGTGGCGACGCCATCGCCGGTATTCTGATCATGGTGATTAACGTGATCGGCGGCCTGCTGGTGGGGGTCTTGCAACACGGCATGAGCATGGGAAGTGCGGCTGAAAGCTACACCTTGCTGACCATCGGTGACGGGCTGGTGGCGCAGATTCCAGCGCTGGTTATCTCCACTGCGGCGGGTGTTATCGTGACCCGCGTCAGTACCGATCAGGATGTCGGTGAACAGATGGTGACCCAACTGTTCAGTAACCCCAGCGTGATGGTGCTCAGTGCGGCGGTGCTCGGTTTGCTGGGACTGGTGCCTGGCATGCCGAACATGGTGTTCCTGATGTTTACTGCGGCATTGTTGGGTCTGGCCTGGTGGCTGCGCGGTCGTGAGACAAAAGCCCCTGCGGAACCCCAGTCGGTCAAAATGCCGGAAAATAATGCGGTGGTGGAAGCGACCTGGAACGACGTCCAGTTGGAGGACTCGCTGGGGATGGAGGTGGGGTATCGCCTGATCCCGATGGTGGACTTTCAACAGGATGGTGAATTGCTGGGGCGAATTCGCAGCATTCGTAAGAAATTTGCCCAGGATATGGGTTTCCTGCCGCCAGTGGTGCACATCCGCGACAACATGGATCTGCAGCCTGCGCGCTATCGCATCCTGATGAAAGGGGTGGAAATTGGTAGCGGGGATGCCTATCCGGGACGCTGGTTGGCCATCAACCCAGGTACGGCAGCCGGGTCACTGCCGGGTGAAAAAACGGTCGATCCGGCCTTTGGACTGGACGCTATCTGGATTGAAAGCGCGCTGAAAGAACAGGCACAAATTCAGGGTTTCACTGTGGTGGAAGCCAGTACCGTGGTCGCCACGCATCTGAATCACCTGATTGGCCAGTTTGCCGCCGAACTGTTTGGACGCCAGGAAGCGCAACAACTGCTGGATCGCGTGTCGCAGGAAATGCCGAAACTGACAGAAGATCTGGTGCCGGGCGTGGTAACGCTGACCACGCTGCATAAGGTGCTACAGAATTTGTTGGATGAAAAAGTGCCGATTCGCGATATGCGTACCATTCTCGAAACACTGGCTGAACATGCGCCGCTGCAAAACGATCCGCATGAACTCACCGCCGTGGTGCGCGTGGCGCTGGGAAGGGCGATTACTCAGCAGTGGTTCCCGGGTAATGATGAAGTTCAGGTTATTGGTCTGGATACGCCGCTTGAGCGCTTGCTGTTGCAGGCTCTGCAAGGGGGCGGTGGTCTGGAACCGGGGCTGGCAGACAGGCTATTGGCCCAGACCCAGGAGGCATTATCGCGTCAGGAGATGCTGGGTGCACCGCCGGTGTTGTTGGTTAATCATGCGCTGCGACCATTACTGGCCCGCTTTTTGCGCCGCAGCATACCGCAACTGGTGGTGTTGTCGAACATGGAGCTTTCGGATAACCGCCATATCCGCATGACCGCGACCATTGGAGGTAAATAA
- the flhB gene encoding flagellar biosynthesis protein FlhB, producing MAEESDDDKTEAPTPHRLEKAREEGQIPRSKELTSLLILLVGVCIIWIGGESLARRLAGMLSAGLRFDHRMVNDPNLILSQIILLIKDAMIALLPLITGVVLVALISPVMLGGLIFSGKSLQPKFSKLNPLPGIKRMFSAQTGAELLKAILKSTLVGSVAGFYLWHKWPEMMRLMAESPITAMGNALDLVGMCALLVVLGVIPMVGFDVFFQIYSHVKKLRMSRQDIRDEYKQSEGDPHVKGKIRQMQRAAAQRRMMADVPKADVIVTNPTHYSVALQYDENKMSAPRVVAKGAGLVALRIREIGAEHRVPTLEAPPLARALYRHAEIGQQIPGQLYAAVAEVLAWVWQLKRWRLAGGKPPPQPGNLPVPEALDFMNEKNTDG from the coding sequence GTGGCAGAAGAAAGCGACGACGACAAAACAGAAGCCCCCACACCCCACCGACTTGAGAAAGCGCGGGAAGAAGGGCAGATCCCCCGTTCCAAGGAGCTGACCTCACTGCTTATTTTGCTGGTGGGCGTGTGCATTATCTGGATCGGTGGGGAGTCGCTTGCCCGCAGGTTGGCGGGGATGCTGTCGGCCGGGCTGCGTTTTGACCACCGCATGGTCAATGATCCTAACCTGATCCTCAGCCAAATCATTCTGCTCATTAAAGACGCCATGATTGCGCTGTTACCGCTGATAACAGGCGTGGTGCTGGTGGCACTGATCTCCCCGGTGATGCTGGGCGGTTTGATTTTCAGCGGCAAATCGCTACAGCCCAAATTCTCCAAGCTGAATCCGCTGCCGGGTATTAAGCGCATGTTTTCTGCGCAAACCGGGGCCGAGCTGCTGAAAGCTATCCTGAAATCGACGCTGGTCGGCAGCGTGGCTGGATTCTACCTCTGGCACAAGTGGCCTGAGATGATGCGTCTGATGGCCGAATCGCCGATTACGGCCATGGGCAATGCCCTCGATTTAGTCGGCATGTGTGCGCTGCTGGTAGTGCTCGGGGTGATCCCGATGGTAGGGTTTGACGTTTTTTTCCAGATTTACAGTCATGTGAAAAAGCTGCGCATGTCACGCCAGGATATTCGCGATGAATATAAACAAAGCGAAGGTGACCCACACGTAAAGGGCAAAATTCGCCAGATGCAGCGCGCGGCAGCACAGCGACGCATGATGGCGGATGTACCGAAAGCGGACGTTATAGTAACCAACCCCACGCACTATTCGGTCGCGCTGCAATATGACGAAAACAAAATGAGTGCGCCACGCGTCGTTGCCAAAGGGGCGGGGCTGGTGGCGTTGCGCATTCGCGAAATTGGCGCGGAACATCGTGTCCCAACCTTAGAAGCACCGCCGCTGGCGCGTGCGCTATATCGCCATGCTGAGATTGGTCAGCAAATACCTGGTCAGCTGTATGCCGCCGTCGCGGAAGTGCTGGCATGGGTATGGCAATTAAAACGCTGGCGTCTGGCTGGCGGCAAGCCGCCACCACAACCTGGAAACCTTCCGGTGCCTGAAGCACTGGATTTTATGAACGAGAAGAATACTGATGGCTAA
- the cheZ gene encoding protein phosphatase CheZ, whose protein sequence is MMQPQIKPVDENSAGDIIARIGSLTRMLRDSLRELGLDQAIAEAAEAIPDARDRLDYVVQMTAQAAERALNSVEASQPHQDAMEKGAKNLSKRWDEWFENPIELSDARELVTDTRQFLGDVPGHTSFTNAQLLDIMMAQDFQDLTGQVIKRMMDVIQEIERQLLMVLLENIPEQGARPKRENESLLNGPQVDTSKAGVVASQDQVDDLLDSLGF, encoded by the coding sequence ATGATGCAACCACAAATTAAACCTGTTGATGAAAATTCAGCAGGGGATATCATCGCGCGCATCGGTAGTCTGACCCGAATGCTGCGCGACAGCCTGCGTGAACTGGGGCTGGACCAGGCCATCGCTGAGGCGGCAGAAGCCATCCCGGATGCGCGCGATCGTCTGGATTACGTTGTGCAGATGACCGCACAGGCGGCAGAGCGTGCGCTGAACAGTGTAGAAGCTTCGCAGCCGCACCAGGATGCGATGGAAAAAGGGGCCAAAAATCTGAGCAAACGCTGGGATGAATGGTTCGAAAATCCGATTGAACTGTCTGATGCCCGTGAACTGGTCACCGATACTCGTCAGTTCCTTGGCGATGTCCCCGGACATACCAGCTTTACCAATGCCCAGTTGCTGGACATCATGATGGCGCAGGATTTCCAGGACCTCACCGGCCAGGTTATCAAGCGCATGATGGACGTCATTCAGGAAATTGAGCGTCAGCTATTAATGGTGCTGCTGGAGAACATCCCGGAGCAGGGTGCCCGTCCAAAACGCGAAAATGAAAGTTTGCTGAACGGCCCGCAGGTTGACACCTCGAAAGCTGGCGTCGTGGCAAGCCAGGATCAGGTTGACGACCTGCTGGATAGCCTCGGCTTCTGA
- the cheY gene encoding chemotaxis response regulator CheY, giving the protein MADKELRFLVVDDFSTMRRIVRNLLKELGFNNVEEAEDGVDALNKLQAGGFGFVISDWNMPNMDGLELLKTIRANGGMSSLPVLMVTAEAKKENIIAAAQAGASGYVVKPFTAATLEEKLNKIFEKLGM; this is encoded by the coding sequence ATGGCGGATAAAGAGCTGAGGTTTCTGGTTGTGGATGACTTTTCCACCATGCGACGCATCGTGCGTAACCTGTTAAAAGAGCTGGGATTCAACAATGTTGAAGAAGCCGAAGACGGTGTGGATGCGCTGAACAAGCTGCAGGCAGGGGGATTTGGTTTTGTTATTTCTGACTGGAACATGCCGAATATGGACGGTCTGGAATTGCTGAAAACCATTCGTGCCAACGGTGGTATGTCCTCCCTACCGGTGCTGATGGTGACGGCTGAAGCGAAGAAAGAGAATATCATCGCGGCCGCACAAGCGGGTGCCAGTGGTTACGTGGTGAAACCTTTCACGGCGGCGACGCTGGAAGAGAAACTCAATAAGATCTTTGAGAAACTGGGTATGTGA
- the cheB gene encoding protein-glutamate methylesterase/protein glutamine deamidase: protein MSKIRVLSVDDSALMRQIMTEIINSHSDMEMVATAPDPLVARDLIKKFNPDVLTLDVEMPRMDGLDFLEKLMRLRPMPVVMVSSLTGKGSEVTLRALELGAIDFVTKPQLGIREGMLAYSEMIAEKVRTASRARLAAHKPIAAPKTLKAVPLLSSEKLIAIGASTGGTEAIRHVLQPLPLSSPAVIITQHMPPGFTRSFAERLNKLCQISVKEAEDGERVLPGHAYIAPGDKHMELARSGANYVIKIHDGPPVNRHRPSVDVLFHSVAKQAGRNAVGVILTGMGNDGAAGMLAMHQAGAWTIAQNEASCVVFGMPREAINMGGVSEVVDLSQVSQQMLAKISAGQAIRI from the coding sequence ATGAGTAAAATCAGGGTTTTGTCGGTCGATGACTCCGCATTGATGCGTCAAATCATGACTGAAATTATTAACAGCCACAGCGACATGGAAATGGTCGCAACAGCCCCCGACCCGCTGGTAGCCCGGGATTTAATCAAAAAATTCAATCCCGATGTCCTGACGCTGGATGTGGAAATGCCGCGCATGGACGGTCTCGATTTTCTTGAGAAGCTGATGCGTTTGCGCCCAATGCCGGTGGTGATGGTCTCTTCTCTGACCGGGAAAGGCTCGGAGGTCACGCTGCGGGCGCTGGAGTTGGGGGCGATTGATTTCGTCACTAAACCGCAGTTAGGGATCCGTGAAGGCATGCTGGCCTACAGCGAGATGATTGCCGAGAAAGTACGCACGGCATCCCGCGCGCGTCTGGCGGCGCATAAACCGATTGCTGCGCCGAAGACGTTAAAAGCGGTGCCGTTGCTCAGTTCTGAAAAACTGATCGCCATTGGTGCGTCGACCGGGGGAACGGAGGCGATACGTCATGTGCTGCAGCCGCTGCCGCTTTCCAGTCCGGCAGTGATTATCACCCAGCATATGCCACCCGGTTTTACCCGCTCATTTGCCGAACGTCTGAATAAACTGTGTCAGATCAGCGTTAAAGAGGCGGAAGACGGCGAACGTGTGCTGCCGGGTCATGCGTATATCGCGCCGGGTGACAAACATATGGAGTTGGCCCGCAGCGGGGCGAACTATGTGATCAAGATTCATGACGGGCCACCGGTCAACCGGCATCGGCCTTCTGTGGATGTGCTGTTCCATTCGGTGGCGAAACAGGCGGGGCGCAACGCCGTGGGCGTGATCCTCACGGGGATGGGCAACGATGGCGCAGCCGGAATGTTAGCAATGCACCAGGCGGGCGCCTGGACCATTGCGCAAAACGAAGCAAGTTGTGTGGTGTTCGGCATGCCGCGCGAGGCCATCAATATGGGTGGCGTGAGCGAAGTGGTCGATCTTAGCCAGGTAAGCCAGCAGATGCTGGCGAAAATCAGTGCCGGACAGGCAATACGTATTTAA
- the cheR gene encoding protein-glutamate O-methyltransferase CheR, whose amino-acid sequence MTSSLPSGQTSLLLQMTQRLALSDAHFRRICQLIYQRAGIVLADHKRDMVYNRLVRRLRTLELDDFGRYLSMLEANQNSAEWQAFINSLTTNLTAFFREGHHFPVLTDHARRRGGEYRVWSAAASTGEEPYSIAITLADTLGMAPGRWRVFASDIDTEVLEKARNGIYRLDELKTLSPQQLQRYFMRGTGPHEGLVRVRQELASHVEFSSVNLLDKKYNVPGPFDAIFCRNVMIYFDKTTQQDILHRFVPLLKPDGLLFAGHSENFSNLVREFSLRGQTVYAHAPGKDKS is encoded by the coding sequence ATGACATCATCTCTGCCCTCCGGGCAAACGTCATTATTGTTACAGATGACACAGCGCCTCGCGCTGTCTGACGCGCATTTTCGTCGGATATGTCAATTAATCTACCAGCGCGCGGGTATCGTGCTGGCCGACCACAAACGGGATATGGTTTATAACCGCCTTGTGCGTCGCTTACGTACCCTGGAACTGGATGACTTTGGTCGCTACCTCAGCATGCTGGAAGCCAACCAGAACAGCGCTGAGTGGCAGGCTTTTATTAACTCCCTAACCACCAACCTGACCGCTTTTTTCCGCGAAGGACATCATTTCCCGGTACTGACCGACCACGCGCGTCGGCGTGGCGGCGAATACCGTGTCTGGAGCGCGGCGGCCTCTACAGGTGAGGAGCCCTACAGTATTGCGATCACGCTGGCCGATACGTTGGGTATGGCACCGGGGCGCTGGCGCGTTTTTGCCAGCGATATTGATACCGAAGTGCTGGAAAAGGCCAGAAACGGCATTTACCGCCTCGATGAACTGAAAACGCTGTCGCCACAGCAGTTACAGCGTTATTTCATGCGCGGTACCGGACCGCATGAAGGGCTGGTGCGCGTGCGTCAGGAACTGGCGAGCCATGTTGAATTCTCGAGCGTGAATTTACTGGATAAAAAGTACAACGTGCCCGGTCCGTTCGACGCCATATTTTGTCGTAACGTCATGATCTATTTTGATAAAACGACACAACAGGACATTTTGCACCGTTTTGTTCCACTCCTGAAGCCTGATGGGCTGCTGTTTGCCGGTCACTCAGAAAACTTTAGCAATCTCGTGCGCGAGTTTAGCCTGCGCGGACAGACGGTGTATGCGCATGCGCCGGGTAAGGATAAATCATGA
- the tar gene encoding methyl-accepting chemotaxis protein II, producing MFNRIRVVTMLMMVLGVFALLQLVSGGLLFSSLQQNQQSFVISNDLRQQQSELTSTWDLMLQTRINLSRSSARMMMDASNQQSSAKNDLLKNAKGTLAQAETHYAKFKNITPLPEMAEASSNVDEKYQQYHAALTELVQFLENGNMDAYFAQPTQGMQNALGEALGKYASVSEKLYLQAFDESARDYHFAQWQLGILSVVLVLILVVVWYGIRHTLLNPLARVIAHIREIASGNLTTSLTVSGRNEIGELASTVDHMQRSLIETVTLVREGSDAIYSGTSEIASGNTDLSSRTEQQASALEETAASMEQLTATVKQNADNARQASQLAKSASDTAQHGGKVVDGVVNTMHEIADSSKKIADIISVIDGIAFQTNILALNAAVEAARAGEQGRGFAVVAGEVRNLASRSAQAAKEIKALIEDSVSRVDTGSVLVESAGETMNDIVNAVTRVTDIMGEIASASDEQSRGIDQVALAVSEMDRVTQQNASLVQESAAAAAALEEQASRLTQSVSAFRLASRPLSAKSRDARQTETAASVSPSRPLNTEPDSNWETF from the coding sequence ATGTTTAACCGTATCCGCGTTGTCACAATGCTGATGATGGTGCTGGGGGTTTTCGCACTGCTACAGCTTGTTTCCGGTGGTCTGTTGTTTTCCTCATTGCAGCAGAATCAGCAAAGTTTTGTCATTTCTAACGATTTACGCCAGCAGCAAAGTGAACTCACCTCAACATGGGATCTTATGCTGCAAACGCGCATTAACTTGAGCCGCTCCTCTGCGCGCATGATGATGGATGCTTCTAATCAGCAGAGTAGCGCCAAGAACGATCTGCTGAAGAATGCGAAAGGTACGCTGGCGCAAGCGGAAACGCATTACGCAAAATTCAAGAACATCACACCGTTACCTGAGATGGCAGAAGCTAGTAGTAACGTAGATGAAAAATATCAGCAATATCATGCGGCGTTAACGGAGCTGGTACAGTTCCTGGAAAACGGCAATATGGATGCGTACTTCGCTCAGCCGACCCAGGGAATGCAAAACGCACTGGGTGAGGCTCTCGGGAAATATGCCAGCGTCAGTGAAAAACTCTACCTCCAGGCGTTTGATGAAAGTGCACGTGATTACCATTTTGCCCAATGGCAGCTTGGCATTCTGTCCGTAGTGCTGGTGTTGATTCTGGTGGTGGTGTGGTACGGCATCCGTCATACCTTGCTTAATCCTCTTGCTCGCGTTATTGCCCATATCCGGGAAATTGCCAGCGGTAACTTAACCACATCATTAACTGTCAGCGGTCGCAATGAAATTGGCGAACTGGCCAGTACGGTTGATCATATGCAGCGTTCGCTGATTGAAACGGTCACCCTGGTGCGCGAAGGTTCCGATGCGATTTATTCCGGTACCAGCGAAATCGCTAGCGGTAACACCGACCTTTCTTCACGCACCGAACAGCAGGCTTCTGCACTGGAAGAAACGGCGGCCAGCATGGAACAGCTGACGGCGACGGTGAAGCAAAATGCTGACAACGCTCGTCAGGCTTCTCAACTGGCGAAAAGTGCTTCCGATACCGCACAGCACGGCGGCAAAGTGGTTGATGGTGTGGTTAATACCATGCACGAAATCGCCGATAGCTCGAAGAAAATTGCCGACATCATCAGCGTTATCGATGGCATAGCCTTCCAGACTAATATTCTTGCGCTGAACGCAGCGGTCGAAGCCGCACGCGCCGGAGAGCAGGGCCGTGGTTTCGCCGTGGTGGCGGGAGAAGTCCGTAACCTGGCGAGCCGCAGCGCGCAGGCAGCGAAAGAGATCAAAGCACTGATCGAAGACTCCGTTTCAAGGGTTGATACCGGCTCGGTACTGGTTGAGAGCGCCGGGGAAACCATGAATGACATCGTCAATGCGGTGACCCGCGTCACCGATATCATGGGCGAAATCGCGTCGGCCTCTGATGAACAAAGTCGTGGCATCGACCAGGTTGCGCTTGCCGTGTCCGAGATGGACCGCGTGACGCAGCAGAACGCCTCGTTGGTGCAGGAGTCGGCCGCTGCGGCCGCCGCGCTTGAAGAGCAGGCCAGTCGTCTTACCCAGTCGGTGTCGGCTTTCCGCCTGGCTTCACGTCCACTGTCGGCTAAATCACGCGATGCACGACAAACTGAAACAGCAGCTTCCGTTTCACCCTCGCGCCCGCTAAACACTGAACCAGATAGCAATTGGGAAACATTTTAA